The Mycolicibacterium mageritense genome contains a region encoding:
- a CDS encoding 2-hydroxyacid dehydrogenase, producing MKVLVPDDLGVKILDESADIEPVRYAPGDPWPSDHLDATTVVVGYESAAAVGARFVELPNLRLVQTLNAGYDQWLPLLPDGVMLSNGRGAHGGSSAEWVVAVLLAIYRDLQLFNDQQDQGVWRAKSTETLIGKRVVVLGAGDLAVNLASRLTPFDTEVTLVGRRARPGVHPVTDLDDLLPTADVVVAMLPAHDSTYHIIDAGFLAKLRDGAVVVNVGRGGAVDTEALLAELTSGRLRAALDVTEPEPLPADHPLWSAPGLVLTPHVAGSTTGAWERAWAIAREQIEVYVAGDRPPNLVAGPGAPQD from the coding sequence ATGAAAGTCCTTGTCCCAGACGATCTCGGGGTCAAAATACTCGACGAATCGGCCGACATCGAGCCCGTCCGGTACGCGCCCGGCGACCCCTGGCCCAGCGATCATCTGGATGCCACGACCGTCGTGGTCGGTTACGAATCGGCCGCGGCGGTCGGTGCCAGGTTCGTCGAGTTGCCCAACCTACGCCTCGTACAGACCCTCAACGCCGGCTATGACCAGTGGTTGCCGCTGCTGCCCGATGGCGTCATGCTGTCCAACGGCCGCGGTGCCCACGGCGGCTCGTCAGCCGAGTGGGTCGTGGCGGTGCTGCTGGCCATCTACCGCGACCTGCAGTTGTTCAACGACCAACAGGACCAAGGTGTTTGGCGGGCGAAGTCCACTGAAACCCTGATCGGCAAGCGGGTGGTCGTGCTGGGCGCGGGCGACCTCGCGGTCAACCTCGCGTCGCGGCTTACGCCGTTCGACACCGAGGTCACGCTGGTGGGTCGGCGGGCGCGGCCCGGTGTCCACCCCGTGACCGATCTCGACGACCTGCTACCGACCGCCGATGTCGTGGTCGCCATGCTGCCCGCGCACGACTCGACCTACCACATCATCGACGCCGGTTTCCTGGCGAAACTCCGCGACGGTGCAGTGGTGGTCAACGTGGGCCGCGGTGGGGCGGTGGACACCGAAGCGCTGTTGGCGGAGCTGACGTCGGGTCGCCTGCGGGCCGCACTCGACGTCACCGAGCCCGAGCCGCTGCCAGCCGACCACCCGCTGTGGTCCGCGCCGGGCCTGGTGCTCACCCCGCATGTAGCGGGCAGCACGACGGGTGCCTGGGAACGCGCGTGGGCGATTGCCCGCGAGCAGATCGAGGTCTACGTCGCCGGCGACCGGCCCCCGAATCTCGTGGCCGGCCCTGGAGCGCCGCAAGATTGA